ATGTCTAAAATTTTCGATACACAATTACGTGGTATTTTTGACCGTATTAGTGCACAAGAAGAACAATTCGAGATGGCCGCAAGGTTGTTAGCACAGGCGATTATGACCGAAGGTGAAATATATATTAAATCATTTGACGAGGCTAATTTCTTTAACGACTATTTACTCAATAGTCAAGAAAAATTACCAAAATCAAAATATTATCAAGGTGAACATTTAACGTCTGCAGATCGTATCATGGTCATTGCTCCACATTACACAGATCAGGTCCATGAGATGGTAGCATACCTTGAAGAAGCAAGTATAGATTATGTTCTGATTAGTAACAAATCATCTGAAATGATCGACTCTATTATGCACTTCATTGATCTTAAAACATCTCGTGCAATTGTCCCTAATGAATCATAT
Above is a window of Abyssicoccus albus DNA encoding:
- a CDS encoding DUF2529 family protein, producing the protein MSKIFDTQLRGIFDRISAQEEQFEMAARLLAQAIMTEGEIYIKSFDEANFFNDYLLNSQEKLPKSKYYQGEHLTSADRIMVIAPHYTDQVHEMVAYLEEASIDYVLISNKSSEMIDSIMHFIDLKTSRAIVPNESYEKFITPHLMAINYVYYKLYILLEEMGCIDLNDYSSSERR